A stretch of Henckelia pumila isolate YLH828 chromosome 4, ASM3356847v2, whole genome shotgun sequence DNA encodes these proteins:
- the LOC140862488 gene encoding uncharacterized protein: MYKDLFTRFWLKGMKHIEYQYDSEYWACQQINTEHRQPGVDRLTKSTHFIPYNRYYSFDRMDRFYIQEIVRFHGVPVSIVNDRDHSLALSPYLSSIHDVLYVSLLRRYVADDSHILQPSEVHLDTDLTYVERPLRILDHKVKMLRTKAIPLVLVQWQRQRTEEVTWELEIRMRADYP; the protein is encoded by the exons ATGTACAAGGATTTGTTTACTCGGTTCTGGTTGAAAGGTATGAAGCACATTGAGTATCAATATGATTCTGAGTATTGGGCGTGTCAACAGATTAATACAGAACATCGACAACCTGGAG TGGacagactcaccaagtcaacaCATTTCATTCCATATAACAGATACTATAGTTTTGACAGGATGGATCGTTTTTACATTCAGGAAATTGTACGATTTCACGGAGTACCAGTAAGCATTGTCAATGATCGAGACCACAG TTTGGCTTTATCGCCGTACTTGTCTAGTATCCACGATGTGCTCTATGTATCGCTGTTGCGACGCTATGTGGCGGATGATTCCCACATTTTGCAACCTTCTGAAGTTCATTTGGATACAgatttgacatatgtggagagacccTTGCGTATTCTGGATCATAAGGTTAAGATGTTGCGTACCAAAGctattcctcttgttctagttcagtggcagcgccaaaGAACTGAAGAAgtcacttgggaacttgagattCGTATGCGTGCAGACTATCCATAG